The Apium graveolens cultivar Ventura chromosome 6, ASM990537v1, whole genome shotgun sequence genome contains a region encoding:
- the LOC141665214 gene encoding protein MRG1-like, translating to MLLSRFYPNQLDLYVKETMKKVLHEWTIFAGKSLGETIQEILSDLRNYFDKALSPKILYKNERKQYDEVSAKHIPPSIVNKADHFGYLFVKLPRISRAAKIERETLLKLYQEILDLLKFLETNQRTLFLSNYSPDPERVGYQDKRMMINLEHLSMFQQFAILVLIAIVGKSSFVLSFIVKVGFDLVMKVWVYAVRFGAVWSSKSHQTTYNGFLKSPISIAFAVVDNRNFFNRVVAVGVDRLAVQPSTCTINDK from the exons ATGCTTTTATCTCGATTTTATCCCAATCAACTCG ATTTATACGTAAAGGAAACAATGAAGAAGGTGCTCCATGAATGGACCATATTTGCAG GTAAAAGTTTAGGGGAGACAATTCAAGAAATCTTAAGTGATTTGCGTAATTACTTTGACAAAGCATTGTCTCCAAAGATTCTGTATAAAAATGAGCGCAAGCAATATGACGAAGTGAGTGCAAAGCACATCCCACCTTCAATAGTAAATAAAGCTGATCATTTTGGGTATCTTTTCG TTAAGTTGCCAAGGATCTCGCGTGCTGCAAAGATTGAAAGGGAAACACTACTTAAACTTTACCAAGAGATACTTGATTTGTTGAA GTTTTTGGAGACCAATCAAAGAACCCTTTTCCTCTCTAACTACTCACCAGACCCCGAAAGAGTTGGATACCAAGATAAAAGAATGATGATAAATCTTGAACACCT GTCGATGTTTCAACAG TTTGCAATTTTAGTTTTGATTGCTATCGTTGGTAAGAGCTCGTTTGTTCTCTCATTTATTGTGAAGGTTGGTTTTGATTTAGTGATGAAAGTTT GGGTGTACGCGGTTAGGTTTGGTGCGGTGTGGAGTTCAAAATCGCACCAAACCACGTATAACGGTTTTCTTAAATCTCCAATTTCAATCGCATTTGCGGTTGTGGATAATCGCAATTTTTTCAACCGCGTGGTTGCGGTTGGTGTGGATCGACTTGCGGTTCAACCATCGACTTGTACGATAAATgacaaataa